One Litoribacterium kuwaitense DNA window includes the following coding sequences:
- a CDS encoding cytochrome ubiquinol oxidase subunit I, whose product MSYDPVFYSRFLTGLTLSFHIIFATIGVGVPIMIALAEWMGIKKNDAHYHLLARRWARGFVITVTVGVVTGTAIGLQLSLLWPNFMRVAGHAIGLPLFMETFAFFIEAIFLGIYLYTWDRFKNKIVHMLLLIPVAIGASASAFFITTVNSFMNTPQGFEMEDGVITNVDPIAAMFNPGTFTKTAHVLSSAYLTAAFLLGAIAAFHLLRGRNNAYHKKALRLTMTAAAVFAIATALIGDFSGKFLAEYQPEKLAAAEWHFETMEEAPLILGGYLDENNNVHYALEIPYALSILAEGTPGAEVIGLEEFPEELHPPLFVHYLFDSMVFIGMFLALVSIAYVVLRRWRKGNEHNKWLLRSIFLGAPLAFIAIEVGWMFAEFGRQPWILVDYMLTSEGATTSGHVDTMLYLFAGLYVVLAISSTLVLTRMFKKNPVEKELADRGLL is encoded by the coding sequence TTGTCTTACGATCCGGTATTTTATAGTCGTTTTCTCACTGGATTAACGCTTTCGTTTCACATTATTTTTGCGACCATCGGGGTCGGTGTGCCGATTATGATCGCTTTAGCTGAATGGATGGGAATCAAGAAAAATGATGCGCACTATCATCTTTTAGCCCGGCGTTGGGCACGAGGCTTTGTTATTACTGTAACTGTCGGTGTCGTGACCGGTACCGCCATTGGACTCCAATTAAGTTTACTTTGGCCTAACTTTATGCGCGTTGCAGGTCATGCGATCGGATTGCCTTTATTTATGGAGACATTCGCGTTTTTCATTGAGGCGATTTTCCTCGGCATTTACTTGTATACGTGGGATCGCTTCAAAAACAAAATCGTGCACATGCTGTTACTTATTCCGGTTGCGATCGGGGCATCTGCCTCAGCGTTTTTCATTACGACCGTGAACTCATTTATGAATACACCGCAAGGGTTTGAAATGGAAGATGGTGTAATTACGAATGTCGATCCGATCGCTGCCATGTTTAACCCAGGCACATTTACGAAGACAGCTCACGTCCTTTCTTCTGCCTATCTCACCGCTGCCTTCTTACTAGGGGCGATTGCAGCGTTTCATTTGTTGCGAGGTCGTAACAATGCATACCATAAAAAAGCATTGCGGCTCACAATGACTGCTGCTGCTGTATTCGCGATCGCCACCGCACTTATCGGTGACTTTTCCGGGAAATTTTTAGCTGAGTATCAACCAGAAAAGCTTGCTGCTGCGGAATGGCATTTTGAAACGATGGAGGAAGCGCCGTTAATTCTCGGGGGATATCTCGATGAAAATAATAACGTTCATTATGCGCTAGAAATTCCTTACGCGTTAAGTATTCTTGCCGAAGGAACACCTGGCGCCGAGGTTATCGGTTTGGAAGAGTTCCCAGAAGAGTTACATCCGCCGCTTTTTGTCCATTATTTATTTGATTCGATGGTCTTTATCGGGATGTTCTTAGCTTTGGTATCTATTGCTTATGTCGTTCTCCGGCGCTGGCGCAAAGGCAATGAACACAATAAATGGCTTCTTCGCAGCATTTTCTTAGGCGCGCCTTTAGCATTTATTGCCATTGAAGTCGGCTGGATGTTTGCGGAATTTGGAAGGCAACCGTGGATTTTAGTAGACTACATGCTGACGTCCGAAGGGGCAACAACTTCTGGACACGTTGATACGATGCTTTATTTGTTTGCTGGGCTCTATGTCGTTCTTGCGATCTCTTCAACGCTCGTGTTAACACGTATGTTCAAAAAAAATCCGGTCGAAAAAGAATTGGCAGACCGAGGTCTCCTCTAG